The bacterium region GCCGGAGGAGCTCGTCGAAGCGGCGCGGATCGACGGCGCGGGCCCGTGGGGCGTCTTCCGCCACGTCGTGGTTCCGGCGATCTCCCCGGCGCTCTTCTTCCTCGGTGTCGTCGCGACGATCAGCGTGCTGCAGTCCTTCGGGCAGATCCACATCCTCACCCAGGGCGGGCCGGTCGAGTCGACGAACGTCATCGTGTACTCCATCTACCGCAACGCCTTCTTCAACTTCCGGTTCGGCCTGGCCGCGGCGCAGGCGATGGTGCTGTTCGCGCTTGTGCTGATGCTCACGGCCCTTCAGTTCACGGTGTTCGAGCGCTGGGTGACGTATCAATGAGCGGGGCCTCCCGCGCCGGCGGCCCCCCCGTCTGGCGCGGGGCAGGCGGGGTGCCGGCGCACGCGGGGATGATCGCGCTCGCGCTCGTGGTGCTATTCCCGCTGCTGTTTGCGGTGTCGACCAGTCTCAAGCCGGCGGCCGAGATCGACCGGTACCCGCCGACGCTCTGGCCGCACGCGCCGACGCTCGCCAACTACGCCGACGCCCTGGCCAAAGCGCCGCTGGGACGCTTCCTCCTGAACTCGGTCGTCCAGGCGGGCGCCGTCACGCTCGGCCAGCTGCTGACCTCGGCGCTCGCCGCATTTGCCTTCGCCTTCATCGACTTCCCGGGGCGGCGGGCGCTGTTTTTCGCGTTCCTGGCCACGCTGATGGTGCCCGTCGAGGTGACCTTGATCCCCAACTACCTCACGATCCGCGCGTTCGGCTGGCTCAACAGCTACACGGCGCTCGTGGTGCCGTTCCTCGCCACCGCGTTCGGCACGTTTTTGCTGCGCCAGTTCTTCCTCACCATTCCCCGCGAGCTCGCCGACGCGGCACGGATCGACGGCTGTTCCCGCCGCCGATTCCTCTGGACGATCGTGCTGCCGCTCGCGCGGCCGGCGCTCGCGACGCTGGCGATCTACACGTTCCTCTCGACCTGGAACCAATACCTGTGGCCGCTGCTCGTCATCAACTCCACGGCGATGCGGACGGTGCAGATCGGGCTCGCGCTGCTGCAGGCCCAGGAGGTCGTGTCCTGGGGACTCGTGATGGCGGGGGTCGTGATCATCGTGCTGCCGACCGCCGCCGTGTTCGTGCTCGGCTACCGCCACGTCGTCCGCGGACTGACGGCCGGCGCGGTGAAAGGATGACAAAAGGAGGGAGCGGCATGGCGATGAGGGTGACGAGACGGGCGGTGCTCGGGGGCGCGGGGGCGGTGACGGCCGGGCTGGCGCTCGGAGGAGGACGCGCCTCCGCGCAGACGCCGACACGCATCGTCTTCTGGCATTCCATGGGGGGTGGGCTCGGCGAGACCGTCGTGCGCGCGTTCGTCAGCCGCTTCAACGCGTCCCGCCGGGACATCCAGGTGGACGCGCAGTATCAGGGCAGTTACGACGATGCCGTCAACAAGCTGCGGGCGTCGATCCAATCGCCGGCCGTGCCGGCCGTCGCCCAGGTCTACGACATCGGGACGCGGTTCATGATCGACAGCAAGGGCGTCGTCCCGATGCAGGACTTCATCGACCGCGAGAAACTCGACCTCGGCCAGCTCGAGCCGAATATCCTCGCCTACTACCGCGTCGGCGCACGGCTGTACTCGATGCCGTTCAACACGTCGAGCGCGATCCTCTACTACAATAAAGATCTGTTCAAGAAGGCGGGGCTGGACGCGAACCGGCCGCCGCGGACGTTCGAGGAGATCGAGGCGTTCGCCAAGCAGCTGGTGCAGAGCGGGGCGACGCGCTCCGGCATCTCGCTGGCGATCTACGGCTGGTTCTTTGAGCAGCTGCTCGCCCGGCAGGGGGCGCTGTACGTGGACCACGGGAACGGCCGGGACGCGCCTCCAACCGCGGTGGTTTTCAACCATGAAGAAGCCGGTCCCCGGATCCTGGAGTGGTGGGCGCGGATGGTGAAGGCCGGTGTGGCGACCAACCCGGGCCGGCCGACCGCGGCGAGCCAGCGGGCGTTCGCCGCCGGGCAGACCGCCATGACCTTCGACTCGACCGCGGTGCTGCGCAGCCTGCTCACGCAGGCGGGCGGGAGGTTCGAGATCGGCACCGGGTACTTCCCCAAGCCGCCATCGGCGGCGAACGGGGGCAGCATCGTCGGCGGGGCGTCCGCGTGGATCCTCAAGAACCGGCCCCCGGCGGAGCAGCAGGCCGCCTGGGAGTTCATCAAGTTCATCACGGCGCCGCCGCAGCAGGCGGCGTGGTACGCCGGCACGGGCTATTTCCCGATCCGGCGGGACGCGTATCGCGAGCCGGTCGCGAGCGACACCCTGGCCAAGAACCCGCAGTTCCTCACGGCGATCAGCGAGCTCCGCAGCAGCCCGATCAACCGGGCCACCCAGGGCGCGCTCCTCGGCGTGTTCCCCGAGGCCCGGCAGCGCGTCGAGGATGCGATCGAGGCGGCGGTGCTCGGACGCAAGTCGGCCCAGCGGGCGCTCGACGATGCCGCGCGCGACATCGACCAGGCGATCGGAGTGTACAACCGGACGATGCGGATCTCGTAGCCGCCGTGCATCCGTCGGGCGCGGCGTGGCAGCCTCATGCCTATGTCGTCGGCATCGATCAGGGCACGACCGGGACACGGTGCATCCTGTTCGACCGCGAAGGCCGTCCCGCCGCGGCCGCCTACGCCGAGCACCGGCAGATCATCCCGCAGCCGGGGTGGGTGGAGCACGACCCCGACGAGATTTGGACGGTCACGGCGCGGGTGATCGCCGAGGCCCTCGGCCGCGCCGGCGTGGCCTCCCGGTCGGCCTCCGGGTCCCCGTCGCGGCCGCTGCTCGCCGCGCTCGGCATCGCAAATCAGCGCGAGACAATCGTGGTGTGGGACCGGGCGACCGGCCGGCCGATCTATCCCGCGATCGTCTGGCAGGATACCCGCACCCGCGAGCAGTGTGACCGGCTGATCCGGGACGGGGCGGCGGAGACGATCACCGCGCGCACCGGGTTGCCGGTGGCCACGTACTTCTCGGCGACCAAGCTGGCGTGGCTGCTCGACCACGTGCCCGGCGCCCGCGCGCACGCCGGCCGCGGCGATCTGTGCGCCGGGACGATCGACACGTGGCTGATCTGGTGGCTCACGGGCGGCCCGGACGGCGGGGTCCACGTGACCGACGCCACCAACGCCTCGCGCACGATGCTCATGAATCTCGAGACGCGCGCCTGGGACCCCGAGGCGCTCGCCGTGCTCCGCATTCCGCCGGCGATCCTGCCCGAGATCCGTCCGAGCAGCGGGCATTACGGGATCACGCGCCGGGACGGACCGCTCGGCGCCGCGGTCCCGGTGTGCGGCGCGCTCGGGGACCAGCAGGCCGCGCTCGTCGGCCAGGCGTGCTACCGGGCGGGCGACACCAAGAACACCTACGGCACCGGATGCTTTCTGCTGCAGCACACCGGCCGCGCACCGGTCCGCAGCGCCGCCGGGCTGGTGCCCACGGTGGGCTATGCGTTCCCCGCCGACGTGGCCTACGCGCTCGAGGGTTCGATCGCCATTGCCGGCGCGGCGGTGCAGTGGCTGCGCGACGACGTGGGCATGATCCGCACCGCCGAGGAGACGGCCGGTCTCGCCGCGTCCGTGCCCGATGCCGGCGGCGCGTACTTTGTGCCGGCGTTCTCAGGGCTCTTCGCGCCCTACTGGGACATGACGGCGCGGGGGATCATCGTCGGGCTGACGCGCTACGTGACCCGCGCGCACCTCGTGCGGGCGACGCTCGAAGCGATCTGCTACCAGACCCGCGACGTCGTCGACGCGATGCAGCGCGACACCGGCCTGCGGCTCCCGGCGCTGCGCGTCGACGGCGGCGCCTCCCGCAACGACGTGCTGATGCAGCTCCAGGCGGATCTGCTCGGCGTTCCCGTCGTGCGGTCGGCCGTCGCGGAAACGACGGCGCTCGGCGCCGCCTACGCCGCGGGGCTCGCCCAGGGCGTGTGGGACTCGCTCGACGCGGTCGGCCGCCACTGGTCCGCGGACCGAACGTTCGAGCCGCACATGCCGGCGGCGGAGCGGGACGCGCGCTACGCCGGCTGGCGGCGCGCCGTCGAGCGGTCGCGCGGCTGGGCGCAGGAGGCGCGGGA contains the following coding sequences:
- a CDS encoding carbohydrate ABC transporter permease, producing the protein MSGASRAGGPPVWRGAGGVPAHAGMIALALVVLFPLLFAVSTSLKPAAEIDRYPPTLWPHAPTLANYADALAKAPLGRFLLNSVVQAGAVTLGQLLTSALAAFAFAFIDFPGRRALFFAFLATLMVPVEVTLIPNYLTIRAFGWLNSYTALVVPFLATAFGTFLLRQFFLTIPRELADAARIDGCSRRRFLWTIVLPLARPALATLAIYTFLSTWNQYLWPLLVINSTAMRTVQIGLALLQAQEVVSWGLVMAGVVIIVLPTAAVFVLGYRHVVRGLTAGAVKG
- a CDS encoding ABC transporter substrate-binding protein; translated protein: MAMRVTRRAVLGGAGAVTAGLALGGGRASAQTPTRIVFWHSMGGGLGETVVRAFVSRFNASRRDIQVDAQYQGSYDDAVNKLRASIQSPAVPAVAQVYDIGTRFMIDSKGVVPMQDFIDREKLDLGQLEPNILAYYRVGARLYSMPFNTSSAILYYNKDLFKKAGLDANRPPRTFEEIEAFAKQLVQSGATRSGISLAIYGWFFEQLLARQGALYVDHGNGRDAPPTAVVFNHEEAGPRILEWWARMVKAGVATNPGRPTAASQRAFAAGQTAMTFDSTAVLRSLLTQAGGRFEIGTGYFPKPPSAANGGSIVGGASAWILKNRPPAEQQAAWEFIKFITAPPQQAAWYAGTGYFPIRRDAYREPVASDTLAKNPQFLTAISELRSSPINRATQGALLGVFPEARQRVEDAIEAAVLGRKSAQRALDDAARDIDQAIGVYNRTMRIS
- the glpK gene encoding glycerol kinase GlpK yields the protein MHPSGAAWQPHAYVVGIDQGTTGTRCILFDREGRPAAAAYAEHRQIIPQPGWVEHDPDEIWTVTARVIAEALGRAGVASRSASGSPSRPLLAALGIANQRETIVVWDRATGRPIYPAIVWQDTRTREQCDRLIRDGAAETITARTGLPVATYFSATKLAWLLDHVPGARAHAGRGDLCAGTIDTWLIWWLTGGPDGGVHVTDATNASRTMLMNLETRAWDPEALAVLRIPPAILPEIRPSSGHYGITRRDGPLGAAVPVCGALGDQQAALVGQACYRAGDTKNTYGTGCFLLQHTGRAPVRSAAGLVPTVGYAFPADVAYALEGSIAIAGAAVQWLRDDVGMIRTAEETAGLAASVPDAGGAYFVPAFSGLFAPYWDMTARGIIVGLTRYVTRAHLVRATLEAICYQTRDVVDAMQRDTGLRLPALRVDGGASRNDVLMQLQADLLGVPVVRSAVAETTALGAAYAAGLAQGVWDSLDAVGRHWSADRTFEPHMPAAERDARYAGWRRAVERSRGWAQEARD